One Bythopirellula goksoeyrii genomic window, CAAGTTGCATTCGTTGGTCAAATCAGAGGTGATAGCCCCGATTCAATAGGCCAACTGGGGATCTGGGCGGAGAATGAGAGCGGAGACTTGCAGCTCATCGCACTTACAGGTGCTATTCTGGATGTTAGTGATGGCACCGTTTCTGATTTCAGGACTGTCAGCAGCCTAAGTTTTATAGGAAGCACTGGCAACGGCGATGGTCGCCCAAGTGCGTTCAACGATCTTGGTCAACTTGCCTTCACCGCCCGATTTACAGATGGAACTGAGGGTGCGTTCGTGTCAACTCTCGTAGCAATCCCCGAACCCTCGACGATGCTAATTGCCTTCGCAGCTTTCGGACCACTTCTCTGTCGCTCATACTGGCGATAAAAGGGCATTAGAGGGGGCAATTCGGACAGGCACAATTCCAAGTGGGCCTGAGCGGACTTCTCTGTTTGAATTGCTGCAAGTGCTTGTAGGCTAGTGAGTTCTGTCTACTTGGCCAGGATTCTGGTTGTTGATTGTGACTGTCCTAGTGTTCCATCAAAATCACTTGAGACGCCTAGCAGCGAGGCTTACGATACTTACCATCACTCCCAGCAGAAGATTGCTCGGCTCGGGCACTGCGGCAGAAGTGGCCGTGGATGCCGACACGCCGTAGTTAGTCTTCCAATCGGCAAGTAGGCCGACACTGGGGTCTCGTTGCCATTTGAGGAAATCCGCCGCATCCACATCGCCATCGGAGTCGAAGTCTCCTAGAGGTCCGCCATCGAACACACTTAGCGACAGAGAATTAGGCGTTTTTTCCATCTGCCAGAATAGTCCCGTGGGAAGACTGGGAAGAATAGATTGTAAGAACATCCCCGACAATCCACCTGAGGAATTTATGAGCGGAATCGTTTCTCCCGCAGTCGGAACATAAGATTCCGCAAGCTCGACTTTCAGTAACCCCTCGAGCAGAGCAACACCTGCCACATCGATCGCCGCCCCGCTGAGGATCTCTGCAAGTGTCACGGTAAAGGACGCGGTGCTCGACTGTGTGAAATCGCCCGTGAACTGAAAGACTCCACCTGTCGTTTCCAAGTGTCCATCATTTTGGAACGCATCGATTTCTATCCGCAATGTAGAGTCGGCTTCCGCCCGCAGTGTCCCCTGCTGGTCAAAACTGCTGGCGAACAGAGTCAACGTATGGCCATTCTCGGCCAGCAAGACGCCGTGATTAGCAAGCGGCACGCGCTCTGGCGGCAATTGATAAAAGTAGCTTCCACCCACATAGCCGCTACCACCGGCCGTGCGGATGACAATGTCGGGGCCGATCGTCAATCCAGCCGGCAAGCTCTGCTGGTCGGTTATCTCAATCATGTTGATGCGCGGATACAGGGGGTTGCTAGGAAACCCGTTGATGTTGTTGAAACGGATTTCACCAAGACCGCTGAGGACTTGCTCACCTTGAAAGGCGATCCGCGAGTCATCAAACTGGTCTCCATTCCCTGAGCCAATGCTGATGGAAGTATCGTCCAGCGTGAGACCTTCGCGGACCGACATCCGCGTGTTGTCAATTACCATCGGCAACGCCAAGGTGACTCCTTGGCGAAAAGTCGCCCATTCGGTTGTTTCAAAGGAATAGCCGTAGGTGACTCGCAATTCGACTCCGGGGTCTCCTTCGATACGGCCGCCGCGAAAGACATCAGTACGTGAGTGTGAAATCCGCCACTCGACTCCTGCTGGGAGGTGGATCGTCTGGCCTACGTTATCGATCGGTCCAGTGAGAACTACTGTACCGGCGAGTGGCGAAACACGTTCGATCACCGCGTGAGAGAAAATGTCGTCCGGTCGATTGCCAATCGTAAGCAGACCACCATCGACTATGAGCTGACCTGTGCCGGTCAGGGGGCCATCGACCGTCAGAGATGCATCCGTCGTGATGCGAATGTCGGCATTCAATTCCAGGTTGCGCACCGTGCCGCGCGGTTTCCCCAAGAGCCCCGTTGGGACGCCAATGGTCAACTCACCGCCCCCGACGCTATTCACGGTTCCGTTAAACAACGTGCCGTCGATCAAAGTCCAGAACTCGCCTGGCTGCGAGCCCACCGTGATCGTGCCGCCTTCGAGATCGAGTGAGCCATTATACACGCCGCGATCCAAACCGGTTCCGCCAATTGCCAGATAAGGCCCCAAAGTGGAACTGCCGGAAGCAAGCACCCGTGAATTCGTAATGCTTTGGCTCCCTGGCCCTGAAATCATGCCTCCCCGGTAGATGATGTTGGCATTGTTGACCGTTAGCGAACCTTGGTTGTTCAGCGTTGCAGTCAGTTCAAGCACGCCACCGTTGACCACTTGCATGGTGCCCAAATTGTTCCACGTGTTGCCTAGCGTGAGCTTTCCCCCATTGATTGCGGTTGCCATTGCGCGCGTAGTCACTTCCGTCGTGTTGGAAATGGTTCCAGCCGAGGCGACCACGTCGCCGGAAATGTCGTAGGTGCTGGTCGCGTCGCCACTACGACGCAGGAGTGACAGCGTGCCAGAGGAAGCACGGAGATCAACGCCTGCGGGCAACGTGACTAAACCGCCACTGGCCTCGATCCGAGCGGTGCCGGTCCCTTCTGAAACGAGCGTACCTGTTCCGCCGATTGCCGTTGCCGCATCGAGATACAGATAGGTGGTACCACCTTCAAAGCGGACGTTGGCTCCGTCGAGCGTCATGGTGTTGACAGCTTTCAGAACTCCGCCGGAGAGCAATTGCAGATCGCCGAGCAGTGTCACGCCGTCGAACTGCACGGGATTGTCGCGAGGTGAAGTTCCTTGGGGCACGATTGACAATGTCCCACCGGAACTAGTCTCCAACACGCCACCCACGATTTCTGTCCCGGAGAGCAATGACCATTCTCCCCCCGAGAAGCTGGTCGTTTGGCCAGCGTTATTCAGATTCGCTCCGTAGAGTTGAATCGTGCCGCCGAGATTCTCCACGGTTCCGAGGTCGGCAAGCGAAGTAATCGCAGCTCCTTGCACGCGAATCACTCCATCTGCATTCGCACGCAATACGCTACCTGTGCCAAAAGTTACGGGTGTTGCTCCGTCGATTCTGAGCACGCCACCACTACGTGCTTCGAGCACCCCTTCATTAACGAAACCATGATTGGCAAGAATCGTGAACCCGCTGCTTGTCGAGCCTCCAGCGACAGCAGCGAACGTGCCTCGATTCACGGTTCCCTTCGAGGCATAGCTCGTTCCTCGCTCGCCAAGCACCGTGACACCAGGATCAATGGTCACACTGTTGGTTCCACAACATCCATAGGACCATCTGCCTGTGGGAGAATTAAGATAAACCTCACCGTTGCCGGTCAGGACGACCGTGCCCAGACCAGAACTAAGAGTTCCATACACATCGATCAGTCCATTGTCGAGCGTAACGGTTCCCCCGAGATTGCCAAACTCACCAGCAGGAACTTCTAACGTTCCGCTTATAGTCGTGTTGCTGATCGCGATATCACCAAGACAAGGTTTGACCGTAAGCGCCACAAGAAGCAATATTGCTTTGAATCGCCGCATAATAAGCTGACAAGACGTACGTAGCATTCGAACGAAAAACCAATAGGCAACAAGTTTGGTCAGCTCTCTGCCAACGAGGCGGGTACCCCCATGAGAGTCGGACCGCGACTCTTGACCATCCTATCTTACACCCTAGCTCGTTGCAAATTCGCAGTTCGCCGAATCAATAAGTGCCTCGGGAAGTCCCATAGAGAGCAGCCTGGTAAAGTTCCAGGGTGCACATAGGCCTGCTGCAACTAACACAGCAGTTTAACCAATGACAGGCAAATGAACGGGCATGATTCTCTCAGAAAATCTCCATTGCAGAGTTTCCGTGTAAGCTCGCTACTCGTCCCGTCCCAGTAGCGGCTCAATTTCTTTCAGAGAATCGCGTCTATGCACTCGCGCCAGGTGAGCCCCGGTTGCCAGGACTGCCACGCCACCGAGCACCAGCGAAGAAGTCGCATGACGTTCGCGTTCCTTAGTCAGCGGAGCGGTCGGTGCCTCGACCTCAGCGGGGCGTTGCTCCTCCCATTCGGCGAAGACCTGATCTCGGGCAGTTTCCTGGACAGCCTCAGCCGAGTTATTCGCCTCGCTGGTTTCGAGGTGTGATGTCGCGGTTAAAGTTGCCTGGAGAATATTCTCTCCCGGCGCAATCTCTGGTCGAGACGAAATCAGGTTGGCAGACTGTACTACAGGTGGTTGCGATTCATCGCGCGGTGAATCTGCCTTCGCAGGTGTTCTTGTGGGTAGAGAAATCTTGGGGGCAACCTCTGACTTTTGCACTTCGTTGAACTCTGAATCTCGAGCATTGCTCTGGGCAGCAGCAGGTCGGAGCGAAGCAACTTCAAAAGCCATCTCGCGCCCCTGGGCCGGGGCGTATTCTTGCGCACGAACTGCTGTTTCAATTTGCAGCGATTCTGTACGAGGCGCGTCAACTAAGCCGCCTTCCGACCGAACACCCGGACGCTGCTCAAAGGAAGGGCCAAAAAGTTGGGCGATCTGGACCTCCCCTCCATCTGGCTGGGTGGGCGGGTCTTGCTCCAGTGGGGCAATCGGGATCACCTGCTCCAACCCTCCCCCCAGGGTGCTCGCATTGAGATCCCCCCGGGATTGGAAATTTGCCTCCCCTTTGTCAATCCCATCGATGTCAGTAGTAATCAGGTCTTGAGTATTTAAGATCTGTCCCGTACCGAAGGTCGCTGAGAATTCGAATCCACTGAGTCCGTGGGAGTCGATGACTCCACGCATGTCGCCGACGAACATTTGGTCGGTGGAGAAAGAAATCAAACCACCCTCGGAAAAGTTCGTACCATCAAAGGTAATCGCTAGTCCCCCGGTGGAGGTCGAGAGGGTGATGCGCTCTTCCATCTGCTCGAAGCCCAGCGAGCGACGACAGACCGGACGCGACGAACGCATCTCTTGTCCTTTGTCGAAGCGTCTTCGCTTGTTCCCAGAAAATCTCATGGCTGCTTCTCCGGGAATGTGCTGGAATTCGTGAGAACGTCGCTACTCGAATACTCGCTGAAAATCTCAGGCAAGGGATGCTCGCGACGGAGGCGATCAACGTCGGCACCTGCAGATTCTGCTTGCTTGAATGTCTCCAAAGCTTCTTGCAGGATCTGGTCCTGTTCGGCTGACTCACCGCCAAGCAGTTGCGCCGCTTCGGCCAACTCGCCAGCAACATAATACAGATGTTCGCCATCGTCAGCCCAGAGTGTCCGTCGCTCGAGAGCTACGGAGGCAGCCTCGGCCGGGCGGCCTGCAGTTCGGAGAGTCCGACCATAGTTGAAATAGTGCTTGCTCAGAAACTCGCGGAACTCGGGCTGAGCGGGATTCGCCGCCAGGGCTGCGCTCTGGTGCTCAATCGCGGATTCGTAGTCGATTATAGCGCGGGCCAAGTCGCCAGTCTGTTCTGCCACCATTGCCCGGTTGTTCAACACTCCCGCCAGCGAACTCTGGTACCGTGCGTCCTGCGGAAAGTCGGCAACCAGTTCGGTCAGGATCTCAAGTGCATGAGCATAAGCAGCCACCGCCGGACTGGTCGCGTGAGTGCGGGCCAGTGTCTGGCCAAGATTGTTCCAGGTAAGCGCCAACTCGCTACGATATTGTACCACGCTGGCAAACTGCCTCACGAGCTGCTCTTGAGTCTCAATCGCCTGGCGATAGGCGGCAACCGCCGCCGTGTCGTCACCTATCCGGCCCACGATGGCACCCAAGTTGTTTTGGCAAAGCGCCAGATCACTCCGCCAACTTGCCAGTGTAGGTGTATCTGCTGCGCGTTGATCGACAATCTCTTGAAGCAACTCCACTGCCCGCTCACACGAGGACCGGGCAGCTTCCCAATTGGTCTCCTGCTCGACAAAGCTTCGGTTGTTCAGCGCAAGAGCCAGATCGTGCCGGGCATGTACGTCTTCAGGCGAATGGGCCGCGATTTTTTCCAATCGCCCGATTGCCGCTGAAAACGAACGCAGAGCGGATGGCAAATCCCCGCGTTGTCGCTCGAGAAAACCCTGGTTGGTTAGCATCTCGGCAAGCAAACGCAAACTCGCGCGATCCGCGGGATTCTTCGCAGTGATGTTTTTCTGCAAATCAATTGCCGCGGTGTAATGCTCGCGGGCCAACTGGAGATTTCCTTCTGCAGCCGAGAGTAAAGCGAGGTTATTCAGACAGGTTGCTCTTTCCTGCCGAAACAACTGGGGATCGTCACCTGCCTCGCTCAAGCGAGTAAATAGTTCGTAAGCCTTACGGTAGGATTCTTCGGAACGCTGTCGATCGCCCAATCGGCTGGCAATGGTCCCCACCTGAAAATGAGTCGACGCAAGTTGCTGATCGAGTGTCGGATCGCTTGCCGCCCGAGCAATGAAATCCTCATAGTAGGCGAGCGTGTCTCCCAGCACCGCTTGCCGTAGTGGCTCGCTGCCGGGAAGCTGGGCAAGCTCACGTGAAAACCGATTCCCAAACCGATCAACTACCTGACGCGCTTGCTGGAGGTTCTCCTCGGCAGTCACCAAGGCCGCCTGGGTGCGACCTTGCTCGCGCATCAGCAAGAACGCGGAGCTCGTCGAGACCGCAGCCAGCACCACCAGAAAACTGGCCGCGAGCGAGACGAGCACTCGATGTCGGCGTATCCATTTAGCGGAGCGATCCCGCAAGGTGGGGCGACGCGCCAGTGTCGGCTTCCCCTCAAGAAAGCGAGTGAGATCCTCGGCCAGTTTTTCCGCCGTGGCGTAGCGATCTTCTCGCGACTTGGCCATCGCACTGAGAATGATTGTTTCCAAATCGTGGGGGATCGCCGGATCGATCATGCTCGGAGCAATTGGCTCCTTTTGGGCAATCGCTCGTAGCACTTCCTGGCGATCCTCTCCCGGGAAAGCAGGCTGCAATGTGAGCAATTCGTAGAGTGTGGCCCCGAGCGAATAGATATCGGTGCGCGAATCGACAACCAGTTGCCCTGAATTGGCCTGCTCGGGACTCATGTACCGCAGCGTGCCGACCATGTCACCAGTCATGGTTACGCTAGGGTTGTTTGCGATACGCGCGAGGCCGAAATCGGTAATCCACAGTTTTTGCCTGTCATCGAGCAGTAGGTTCGAAGGCTTGATGTCGCGGTGGATCACCCCACATTGATGGGCATGATGTAAGGCGTTGGCAGCTTGAATCCCCAATCGGGCAATTGCCACGCAGTATTCCGCGTGGCTCCCTGCATGGCGAGAGGTGAGAAATTCGCATCCCGAGTGTTGCGTCGTCTGGGCAACAAGCGTGGAGACGGCATGAGGGGCTGACTCGGGGCTAGAGGCATCTTCCTCGTCATTGCGTAGCGCATGGACTACCCGGTCGAGCGATCTCCCCGCTATGAATTGCATCGCGTAGAAATGCACTCCCCGTTCCTCACCAACGGCAAACACGGGCACAATGTTGGGATGATGCAGCTGAGCCGCTGCTTGGGCCTCGTTCTGGAAGCGAGCAAGCTGCTTGTGATCCCACATAGCAGCAAACGGCAGTACCTTCAGGGCGACTTTGCGCTGCAGTGATATCTGCTGTGCTTCATAAACAACCCCCATTCCACCCCGGCCAATTTCTGCGCCGATCTGGAAGTCACCCAATCGCTTCGCACCGACATCAGTCGGTCCTGCAGAAAAAGGTGCTGTCGACTTAGCAGACCCTCTCTTACTAGGTTTGGCGGCCCGCACACCCTGTGTCGCTTCATGCAACATTTCGACACTAGCTGCAAAGGCACGAATATCCTCCGCCAGACGCGGATGCTCTGTGGCCAATAGGGTCACATCCAACGGCGTGCCCTCTTCGAGCGATGCCAGATAACTATCCAGCACCTCGGCCAATTCCCTGTCGTCCAGGACACAAGGATTCAAAGTTTGAGAGGGCTCACTAATCATTGGTAGCTGTTGGCAGTTTGCAATTGGCTAACTGATTCCTTATTCATCCATTTTTTCTCGTAAGCAGCGAATGGCACGTACCCACAACATTCGAGTGGCACCGGTCCGACGCTGCATCCGCTTGGCCACTTCCTCAAATGGCAAAGCCTCGATGTGTCGCAATATAATCACTTCCCGGTAGTCCGGCGGCAATGCAGCAATTTGGTTGGCTAGATCCAGTTCCTGTTCCTGTCGCTGGTAGGTTCCACTGGGAGAATTCCCCGGATCAGAAAGCATCGCATCGAGCCTGGCAGTAGATTGCTCCAACGAACCGGCCAGTACCTCCAGTGAAACTTCGCGTCGGACGGACCGTTTGGCAGTAAGCACATGCTGCTCGACCACCCGGTGGAGATTATTAACCAGGATCATCCGGAGCCACGCACAGAACTCCCCGATCGACTGCCCCCGAAACTGGTCAAAGTCGCGGTTGGCCTCAAGAAAGGTTTCCTGCACCACATCCGAGGGACTGACGCGTTGCTGGAGACACCGCTCCAACTGGGCCACTACCAGCAGCTTCAGGTAATTGCGATACACCGAGAGCAACTGCCCAAAACAGTCGCGCTCTCCCGCAAGCGCTTGCGAAAGCAAGAGTTGCGGATTCGTGCTGGAACAATCAGTCATAAGAAACCCCTTGAACAGCCCCCTGCTGCACCACCCTCACTAATGTAGGCAGAATCTGGCAAGAAGTGTCACAGGGAAATAGGCAAAATTTGAGGAATTTACCCAAATGCCTGCTATCAGAGGCTCCCAGGGGCTCTCAAACCCCGCCCGCCACCAGGGAAACGTTCTGTCCGCCGAAACCAAAGCTATTCGAGGCGGCGATGTCGCACTTGGCCTCGCGGGCCGTGTTGGGGACATAGTCGAGGTCGCACTCGGGATCGGGTGTTTCGTAGTTGATGGTGGGGGGGAGCACTTTGTGCTTCATCGCCATCAGGCAGATAATCAACTCCGTCGCCCCGGCGGCGGCGATCAGATGGCCCGTCATGCTCTTGGTGCTAGAGACAGGAAGCTTGTCGGCATGCGTGCCGAACACCTGGCGGATCGCTAGCGACTCCACGCGATCGTTCACCGCGGTGCTGGTGCCGTGGGCGTTGATGTAGTCGATATCTGTCGGATCCTTGCCCGCATCTTTAAGTGCCATCTTCAGGCAACTAATCGCCCCGCGACCCTCAGGATGGGTATCCGTGATTCGAAACGCATCGGCAGTTGTACCGTAGCCCAGCAGCTCGCCATAGATTGGGGCACCCCGCTTACGGGCGTGTTCGTATTCTTCGAGCACGACCATCGCGCCCCCTTCTCCCAAGACAAAACCATCGCGATTCTTGTCGAACGGGCGCGATGCTCGCTCGGGTTCGTCATTTCGTTCGCTCAGGGCGGTAAGCAAGTTAAATCCAGTGACGCCGAAGGGGTGAATCATGCTGTGGGCTCCCCCGGAGAGCATCACATCGGCCTCACCGCGGCGAATGATCTCGGTCGCTTCGCCGATGGCCTGACTACTGGCGGCACAAGCGGTAAGGCAATTTACGTTGGGTCCCTGGGCATCAAACATCCCTGCCAAGTAGCCGACGGGCATATTGGGTTCCTGCTCCAGCTCAGCCTGGGGGTCGAGTATCTTCAGCCCCTCGGTGACGAATCCATTCAAATCAAGATCGCCCCCTTGCACAGCGGCGGTCATCATCTGCGAGAAATTGAAGAAATCCTGACTTCCTTCGCCGGCGCCCAGATAAACGCCAAACCGCGTCGGCTCAACCGTCCCCAGCACACCTGATTCTGTGATGGCCTGCTGGGCAGCCCCCGCAGCGAAACAAGTGTGTCGACTGCGGTCGTCCCACTCAGTAGGGTCGAGACCAACAGCCGCGACGGACCAATCCCTCACTTCAGCGGAAATCTTGGTGGGAAAACTACTCGCATCAAAGATGGTGGTGCGGCCCACGCCACTCTTACCGTCCATGAGATTCGCCCACAGCGAATCGACCGTGGTCCCCAACGGCGTAACGCAACCGACACCCGTGATGACAACCCGACGACGCATGGTAAAATCTCCTAGAAAACAATTCTCTCGGCACTGATTGCCAAAGTATCGCTACTTTCGCGGAGCGAAAGGCGGCTACACCACCGGCGACGTTTCCACCAACGGATACTCTGACTCTCGGATACGCGTGCCGTCTTGCCGCACTCCAACTTCAAACACGCCGACCAGCTGCAGCCAGTGCCGTAAGTCTCGCGGACGGAACAGCGGTGCCCCTCCGGTTACATCGTTGGACTCATCCAGTCGAGCGAAAAACAATTGGGCCTCGGCGTGCAAGCGGTCTCCGACATGCCCGGTTGCTGAGACTACCGCTCCGTCGCGCCGCAATGCATCGACCGTCACGCGATAGGTGAGGGTTTCGCCATTTCGCACATACGAGTGGAAACTAACTTTTGACAGTTTGGCGAGTACAACCAGTTCCGAGAAGCCATAATGTTCACTCACCAGAAGGCCGCCGGCTTGGGCGATTCCCTCTGTCACGAGCGAGTTCGGCATGATCGGATAGCCGACAATGTGCTCATGCATATGAGGCTCCGCTAACGACACCCCTTTGACGGCCGTCGCGTGGGAGTCGCATACGAACTCGGTGAATCGATCAATCCAAAACCAACGCATGTTGCTTGTACCTTAGAGTAACGTCAGAACCGCTCCGATGAATGACGAATGTCCCATGAACAATGACGAAAGAATGACAAAGCTCGAATGTCTAATTATTCTTGCTTCGTCATTCGGAATTTAACTCGCCAACTTATGCGCCACGAAGTTGCACATGTCCTGAACGGTTAGCTCTTGAGCCAAGTTCTGTACGATGGGATTCGACTCGAACTTGGAGAGATCGGCAAACGGCATCCGCTCTTTCAGCTTGGCAATTCCCTCGGCGTTGACCTTGCCATCCTGCACGTACTCAGAATTGGTCAAGATATCTTCCGGGAATAATTCGCCCCGCTCGATCTTAATATCGAAGGCCTTTTCCAGGCGAAACACGATATCCAGAAAGTCAATCGACTCCGCATCCAGATCACCCTGAAGCGTTGCTTGGGGAGTGACTTCATCATCATCGACTCCCAAGGCATCAACTAACGCTTCTTGTACTTTTTCAAAAATCTCTTCATTGCTTGGCATGGCTTAAAAATAACCTCCGATAAAATGGTTGGTATATGTTGTCAGTGGTCAGTGGTCCGCTTCAACTGGCCACTGACGACTGACAACTCTCTTTACGTCGGAACGACTTCTGAATTCAGACTTCGGGTCAGTAGCTTTTCGGTTCCCCGTTGATACTCGATCATCCTCGCATCAAGGTCGGCCTGTTCAGGATCTGCATCCGCAAGATTGAATCTTTCCAGGACGAGTCGACCACTCACCGAGGCTTTGCCGGCCACTTCACCCTTGAACTTGAAGTTCACAAACCGCTCGTCCTTTTTTGTTTGCTCGACGCGGATGGTGAGCGTGTGACCCGGAGCAACAAAGTCGGCATACTTAACGGCGCTCGCTTCGTGCAACACGATAATGCTGTGAGCATAGTCCTCGCTCAACCTGATCAACCAAACACACGCTTGCGTGGCCGCTTCAAGCATGAAGACGCCCGGCAACACGGGAAATTCAGGAAAATGATCCGCGAGATACTCTTCCGAGAGCGTCACATTTTTCACAGCCGTCAATTCGGTATCGGGCTCATACGAACTGATCCGATCCAGTAGCCAAAAACGCATAGGCTGGTGCCCCGAAGACGAACTGAGGGTTGGGAATGGGTGTTGATTTGGGTTAATTGGGAAAATAGCGAACTCGCGATTATAACTCGACTTCTCCACTCAGACAACGCCCCAACAACCGACTCTAACCCCCACTTTTTCAGCCTTTTCGACAGTTCACACCACCTGGGCAAACCCTGAGGTTTTGCCGTGATCCCGAAGGGGAGTGCGATCCCCCGTGATACCGCAAACGCCGGAAGCTTACACATCCGGCTCGCCAAATCTAATCCTTGGTTAGATTCTGAATCTGCACCCTGGCCTGATCCACCAAGGGCTGCAATTCTCTGTTGTCCTTGTAGGATGAGACTATCCCGTCCAAGAT contains:
- a CDS encoding beta-ketoacyl-[acyl-carrier-protein] synthase family protein, with translation MRRRVVITGVGCVTPLGTTVDSLWANLMDGKSGVGRTTIFDASSFPTKISAEVRDWSVAAVGLDPTEWDDRSRHTCFAAGAAQQAITESGVLGTVEPTRFGVYLGAGEGSQDFFNFSQMMTAAVQGGDLDLNGFVTEGLKILDPQAELEQEPNMPVGYLAGMFDAQGPNVNCLTACAASSQAIGEATEIIRRGEADVMLSGGAHSMIHPFGVTGFNLLTALSERNDEPERASRPFDKNRDGFVLGEGGAMVVLEEYEHARKRGAPIYGELLGYGTTADAFRITDTHPEGRGAISCLKMALKDAGKDPTDIDYINAHGTSTAVNDRVESLAIRQVFGTHADKLPVSSTKSMTGHLIAAAGATELIICLMAMKHKVLPPTINYETPDPECDLDYVPNTAREAKCDIAASNSFGFGGQNVSLVAGGV
- a CDS encoding serine/threonine-protein kinase; its protein translation is MISEPSQTLNPCVLDDRELAEVLDSYLASLEEGTPLDVTLLATEHPRLAEDIRAFAASVEMLHEATQGVRAAKPSKRGSAKSTAPFSAGPTDVGAKRLGDFQIGAEIGRGGMGVVYEAQQISLQRKVALKVLPFAAMWDHKQLARFQNEAQAAAQLHHPNIVPVFAVGEERGVHFYAMQFIAGRSLDRVVHALRNDEEDASSPESAPHAVSTLVAQTTQHSGCEFLTSRHAGSHAEYCVAIARLGIQAANALHHAHQCGVIHRDIKPSNLLLDDRQKLWITDFGLARIANNPSVTMTGDMVGTLRYMSPEQANSGQLVVDSRTDIYSLGATLYELLTLQPAFPGEDRQEVLRAIAQKEPIAPSMIDPAIPHDLETIILSAMAKSREDRYATAEKLAEDLTRFLEGKPTLARRPTLRDRSAKWIRRHRVLVSLAASFLVVLAAVSTSSAFLLMREQGRTQAALVTAEENLQQARQVVDRFGNRFSRELAQLPGSEPLRQAVLGDTLAYYEDFIARAASDPTLDQQLASTHFQVGTIASRLGDRQRSEESYRKAYELFTRLSEAGDDPQLFRQERATCLNNLALLSAAEGNLQLAREHYTAAIDLQKNITAKNPADRASLRLLAEMLTNQGFLERQRGDLPSALRSFSAAIGRLEKIAAHSPEDVHARHDLALALNNRSFVEQETNWEAARSSCERAVELLQEIVDQRAADTPTLASWRSDLALCQNNLGAIVGRIGDDTAAVAAYRQAIETQEQLVRQFASVVQYRSELALTWNNLGQTLARTHATSPAVAAYAHALEILTELVADFPQDARYQSSLAGVLNNRAMVAEQTGDLARAIIDYESAIEHQSAALAANPAQPEFREFLSKHYFNYGRTLRTAGRPAEAASVALERRTLWADDGEHLYYVAGELAEAAQLLGGESAEQDQILQEALETFKQAESAGADVDRLRREHPLPEIFSEYSSSDVLTNSSTFPEKQP
- a CDS encoding 3-hydroxyacyl-ACP dehydratase FabZ family protein, encoding MRFWLLDRISSYEPDTELTAVKNVTLSEEYLADHFPEFPVLPGVFMLEAATQACVWLIRLSEDYAHSIIVLHEASAVKYADFVAPGHTLTIRVEQTKKDERFVNFKFKGEVAGKASVSGRLVLERFNLADADPEQADLDARMIEYQRGTEKLLTRSLNSEVVPT
- a CDS encoding acyl carrier protein, which encodes MPSNEEIFEKVQEALVDALGVDDDEVTPQATLQGDLDAESIDFLDIVFRLEKAFDIKIERGELFPEDILTNSEYVQDGKVNAEGIAKLKERMPFADLSKFESNPIVQNLAQELTVQDMCNFVAHKLAS
- a CDS encoding autotransporter outer membrane beta-barrel domain-containing protein, with amino-acid sequence MRRFKAILLLVALTVKPCLGDIAISNTTISGTLEVPAGEFGNLGGTVTLDNGLIDVYGTLSSGLGTVVLTGNGEVYLNSPTGRWSYGCCGTNSVTIDPGVTVLGERGTSYASKGTVNRGTFAAVAGGSTSSGFTILANHGFVNEGVLEARSGGVLRIDGATPVTFGTGSVLRANADGVIRVQGAAITSLADLGTVENLGGTIQLYGANLNNAGQTTSFSGGEWSLLSGTEIVGGVLETSSGGTLSIVPQGTSPRDNPVQFDGVTLLGDLQLLSGGVLKAVNTMTLDGANVRFEGGTTYLYLDAATAIGGTGTLVSEGTGTARIEASGGLVTLPAGVDLRASSGTLSLLRRSGDATSTYDISGDVVASAGTISNTTEVTTRAMATAINGGKLTLGNTWNNLGTMQVVNGGVLELTATLNNQGSLTVNNANIIYRGGMISGPGSQSITNSRVLASGSSTLGPYLAIGGTGLDRGVYNGSLDLEGGTITVGSQPGEFWTLIDGTLFNGTVNSVGGGELTIGVPTGLLGKPRGTVRNLELNADIRITTDASLTVDGPLTGTGQLIVDGGLLTIGNRPDDIFSHAVIERVSPLAGTVVLTGPIDNVGQTIHLPAGVEWRISHSRTDVFRGGRIEGDPGVELRVTYGYSFETTEWATFRQGVTLALPMVIDNTRMSVREGLTLDDTSISIGSGNGDQFDDSRIAFQGEQVLSGLGEIRFNNINGFPSNPLYPRINMIEITDQQSLPAGLTIGPDIVIRTAGGSGYVGGSYFYQLPPERVPLANHGVLLAENGHTLTLFASSFDQQGTLRAEADSTLRIEIDAFQNDGHLETTGGVFQFTGDFTQSSTASFTVTLAEILSGAAIDVAGVALLEGLLKVELAESYVPTAGETIPLINSSGGLSGMFLQSILPSLPTGLFWQMEKTPNSLSLSVFDGGPLGDFDSDGDVDAADFLKWQRDPSVGLLADWKTNYGVSASTATSAAVPEPSNLLLGVMVSIVSLAARRLK
- a CDS encoding hotdog family protein — translated: MRWFWIDRFTEFVCDSHATAVKGVSLAEPHMHEHIVGYPIMPNSLVTEGIAQAGGLLVSEHYGFSELVVLAKLSKVSFHSYVRNGETLTYRVTVDALRRDGAVVSATGHVGDRLHAEAQLFFARLDESNDVTGGAPLFRPRDLRHWLQLVGVFEVGVRQDGTRIRESEYPLVETSPVV
- a CDS encoding sigma-70 family RNA polymerase sigma factor — its product is MTDCSSTNPQLLLSQALAGERDCFGQLLSVYRNYLKLLVVAQLERCLQQRVSPSDVVQETFLEANRDFDQFRGQSIGEFCAWLRMILVNNLHRVVEQHVLTAKRSVRREVSLEVLAGSLEQSTARLDAMLSDPGNSPSGTYQRQEQELDLANQIAALPPDYREVIILRHIEALPFEEVAKRMQRRTGATRMLWVRAIRCLREKMDE